DNA from Rosa rugosa chromosome 6, drRosRugo1.1, whole genome shotgun sequence:
TGGGATGATTGTGATGATGGTGCAATAAATTACTATGGGGAAAAAAGATTCGAAAATAATCCTATGATTGCATGAACTCTCCCATCTCTCTCTTTTGTACAGAGaatcaaagaaacaaaatattCAGGAATTGATTGATTCAACAACATTGAGAGGCATCCAACGACAGTACCAGAAATTTATGTAGCAAATTAGGAGCCACCTGAAATTTAACATAAACATTCATTCCTGAATTCATGGGCAACAAGGTGTaaacttcttctccttcttcgtcCTCAAGGTGTAAACTCCTGGACTTGATCATTGACGTCGTTGGTGGTTGTGAAAACAAATGCTGGGATGGCCTACATGTCCTTCGTTTGGTTCAGAATTGGACCACAGAAGTATTTCATTGTCCTCTATATACTTGTCTTTCCAGTTGGGTTATCCTACTGTAAAGATTGATCTTTTGTACATAGAAATTTGAGATCTCAaatttgggttcaaacattttATGTTACATTATTTGCAAATTTCCAGAATTTCACTTGGTAACCAAGTCTTAGTTATGGATAATTCCCAAGTAGATGTAGTTGTGGAGAACGGGAAGGAGAAAGctacaaggttagtttctttTAGCTTGTACAGTAGAGATGATGATGATCTGCAGTATCTGTATGTTGGTAGAAATAGTGGTGGCTGATTTTGTTTCAGTGAGAAATCTTTTGTGCATACTAGGTGTTCGAAACAATGCCAATTGGAGCAATCTTCGAACTCCATTAATGTTTTAACTGTTGAATTCTGTGATCATCAGTTGATAGGCTCAATGGTATGTTTGTTTGTGTTGTCCAGAAATACAGATTCGAGTAAGAGATGGCCGACGATGAAGGAGATTACAGATCCTAAGGGGTCTTTCTTTCCCAAGTGGAGAATGATATTTATAGTGTCATGTCTGTTTGCTGTACTATTGGATCCTTTGTTCCTCTACATTCCTATGATCAATGATGATGCCAAGTGCATGAGTTTGGATAGAAACTTGAAGATAGCAGCTCCTGTCTTCCGAATGGTCACAGATGTCTTTTACATACTGAATATTATTCTTCAAGTTTATAAATCCAAGAAATGGTTAGCTTTCATCAATGCATTTTGGTCAGGAAGTTGCTCATCTGTATTATCGAACTTGAGGagtatctcaccaagcatagcTAAGACGATGTGGAAGTCATACATACTAATCGATGTTTTCGCTGTTCTTCCCCTTCCACAGGTAAGAGAAGGCCCTATCTGCAGTTGATTGTTTTCTCCGAT
Protein-coding regions in this window:
- the LOC133717847 gene encoding cyclic nucleotide-gated ion channel 1-like encodes the protein MLHYLQISRISLGNQVLVMDNSQVDVVVENGKEKATRNTDSSKRWPTMKEITDPKGSFFPKWRMIFIVSCLFAVLLDPLFLYIPMINDDAKCMSLDRNLKIAAPVFRMVTDVFYILNIILQVYKSKKWLAFINAFWSGSCSSVLSNLRSISPSIAKTMWKSYILIDVFAVLPLPQVVILIFFSKMRGVRSLNTRKLLSFLVLVQYVPRVLRIYLSCKEPKKSSKEEIATWVKGVLNFFMYILASHVLGAC